A genomic region of uncultured Roseibium sp. contains the following coding sequences:
- a CDS encoding integration host factor subunit alpha, with product MGNRTITRADLCEAVYQKVGLSRTESSELVERVLSEISDCLVTGESVKLSSFGSFVVRSKGERIGRNPKTGEEVPISPRRVMVFKPSNVLKQRINDALTGQASK from the coding sequence ATGGGCAATCGGACTATTACCCGTGCGGATTTGTGTGAAGCCGTTTATCAAAAGGTCGGCCTCTCGCGAACCGAGTCGTCAGAACTGGTCGAGCGTGTACTTTCTGAAATTTCGGACTGTCTTGTTACCGGCGAATCGGTAAAATTATCAAGCTTCGGTTCATTTGTGGTCCGTTCCAAGGGGGAGCGCATAGGCCGCAATCCGAAGACAGGTGAGGAAGTACCGATTTCACCGCGTCGCGTGATGGTGTTCAAGCCATCAAACGTATTGAAGCAGCGGATCAATGATGCGCTGACAGGGCAGGCGAGCAAATAA
- a CDS encoding MerR family transcriptional regulator, producing the protein MSSQEKSPDAFRTISEVAEDLDLPQHVLRFWETRFSQIKPLKRGGGRRYYRPDDVELLKGIRHLLYGEGYTIKGVQRILKEQGQRFVTQIWREDASPLATMTVQTDEAQPTAASETAPMQEEALPNGVLPENSEEPSAPPASGGMNFLNRFRGEKPTPGSATGQSAVSKEDIRRLQATLFELLECKRTLDQAR; encoded by the coding sequence ATGAGTTCACAGGAAAAAAGCCCGGACGCCTTTCGAACGATAAGCGAAGTCGCAGAAGATCTGGACTTGCCGCAGCATGTCTTGCGCTTTTGGGAGACACGGTTTTCCCAGATTAAGCCGCTGAAGCGTGGCGGTGGACGCAGATACTATCGTCCTGACGATGTCGAACTTCTCAAGGGCATTCGGCATCTCCTTTATGGCGAAGGCTACACCATTAAGGGCGTGCAACGTATCCTGAAGGAACAGGGCCAGCGCTTCGTGACCCAGATCTGGCGCGAAGATGCCTCGCCATTGGCCACGATGACCGTCCAGACTGACGAAGCCCAACCGACCGCTGCATCCGAGACAGCCCCCATGCAGGAAGAAGCCTTGCCCAATGGCGTTCTTCCTGAAAACAGCGAAGAACCATCTGCACCGCCCGCGTCTGGCGGGATGAACTTCCTGAACAGGTTCAGAGGCGAAAAGCCGACACCAGGTTCGGCGACTGGACAGTCCGCGGTTTCCAAGGAGGACATACGCCGGTTGCAAGCGACCCTGTTCGAGTTGCTGGAATGCAAGCGGACCCTGGACCAGGCCAGATAA
- a CDS encoding glycerophosphodiester phosphodiesterase family protein: protein MFLPANFRQHPRKGGFLKQTASVCLAGLAIAGLPSPGASETVSVGPRPAYLVSQMADSDLKTKLESCIGQPVDKTLFSISHRGAPLQFPEHTEEGYRAGALMGAGILECDVTFTKDKELVCRHSQSDLHTTTDILATDLAGKCTGAFVPAQGGTPASAECRTSDITLAEFRTLRGKMDSADKTAQTVDDYLKGTADWRTELYGHTGSLMTHAESIDLFKDLGVKFTPELKAPKVAMPFDGFSQTDYAQKLIDDYKAAGIPAEDVFAQSFNLEDVLYWIENEPEFGKQAVYLDGRRDLNPLDPSTFSPSMAELKEMGVNYLAPPLFVLLTLEDGKIVPSPYAEAAKEAGLKLITWTLERSGPLTSGGGWYYQSVGEAIDGDGDMMEVMHVLAQDVGVEGIFSDWPATTSFYASCMGLK, encoded by the coding sequence ATGTTCCTGCCAGCGAATTTTCGACAGCACCCCCGCAAGGGCGGTTTTCTCAAACAGACCGCTTCCGTCTGTCTCGCCGGGCTGGCGATTGCCGGATTGCCTTCTCCCGGCGCATCGGAAACAGTTTCGGTCGGCCCCCGCCCCGCCTATCTCGTCAGCCAGATGGCGGACAGCGACCTGAAAACAAAGCTTGAGAGCTGCATTGGCCAGCCGGTCGACAAGACCCTGTTTTCGATTTCCCATCGCGGGGCGCCGCTGCAGTTTCCCGAGCACACCGAGGAAGGCTACCGCGCCGGTGCGCTGATGGGGGCAGGCATTCTGGAATGCGACGTCACCTTCACGAAGGACAAGGAACTTGTCTGCCGTCATTCGCAGAGCGATCTGCATACGACGACGGACATCCTGGCGACGGATCTGGCCGGCAAATGCACCGGCGCATTCGTCCCGGCGCAAGGCGGCACGCCGGCCTCTGCGGAGTGCCGCACATCGGATATCACCCTCGCCGAGTTCAGAACCTTGCGCGGCAAGATGGACAGCGCCGACAAGACCGCGCAAACCGTCGACGACTATCTGAAGGGAACCGCGGACTGGCGGACCGAGCTTTACGGCCATACCGGAAGCCTGATGACGCATGCGGAGTCGATCGACCTCTTCAAGGATCTGGGCGTCAAGTTCACACCGGAACTGAAGGCACCGAAGGTTGCCATGCCGTTCGACGGATTTTCGCAAACCGACTATGCGCAGAAGCTGATTGACGATTACAAGGCCGCCGGCATTCCTGCGGAGGATGTGTTCGCTCAGTCATTCAATCTCGAAGACGTTCTCTACTGGATCGAAAACGAACCCGAATTCGGGAAACAGGCTGTTTATCTCGACGGGCGGCGCGATCTCAATCCCCTCGACCCGTCTACCTTCTCCCCCTCAATGGCCGAACTGAAGGAGATGGGCGTCAATTATCTGGCCCCGCCGCTCTTCGTGCTCCTGACCCTGGAAGACGGCAAGATTGTTCCCTCGCCCTATGCCGAAGCCGCCAAGGAAGCCGGGCTCAAGCTGATCACATGGACGCTGGAACGCTCGGGACCGCTCACGTCGGGAGGCGGCTGGTATTACCAGAGCGTGGGAGAGGCAATCGACGGTGACGGAGACATGATGGAAGTCATGCATGTTCTGGCGCAAGATGTCGGTGTGGAGGGCATTTTTTCCGATTGGCCGGCAACGACCAGTTTCTATGCGAGCTGCATGGGACTGAAATAG
- a CDS encoding cytochrome P450, with the protein MSPSPLPAFNPLSDAFAKDPYPFYEALRAQPGLTYFEDFDVWLAARFDDVSDIVMNDRMVRSLDHIAGAEEIAEQKRAGNWHDMPHHSRFVQFSLLDSDGDVHDRLRKQVFRLFTPVMVNGLRDSIQAYVDMLFDALADRSGIDFVEDLAAHVPGHIIGRILGVPDEDCPQLRIWSENIVQFFDIDRSDERKDLAERNTTEFYHYLLDLKSAREKAPRDDLLSVMIEAEKQGHMSHDELFSTAMLILMAGHGSTIDVLGSGMHALLTFPAELQRLRDEPALMKTAVQEMFRYESPLPFFHRYCTEDVEICGQEFPRGTKFGVLYGAANRDPKQFPDPDRFDVGRSPNWHIAFGRGAHFCLGNHLARLDMDIIFSTLLKRFNSIELVEETVTYKRGLSVRGPETLRIHWKNI; encoded by the coding sequence ATGAGCCCGTCCCCGCTCCCCGCCTTCAACCCCCTGTCCGATGCGTTCGCGAAAGATCCGTACCCATTTTATGAAGCTTTGAGGGCGCAGCCGGGCCTGACCTATTTCGAGGATTTCGATGTCTGGCTGGCAGCAAGGTTTGACGATGTTTCGGACATCGTCATGAATGACAGGATGGTTCGCTCCCTGGATCACATCGCCGGTGCCGAAGAAATTGCCGAACAGAAACGTGCTGGCAACTGGCACGACATGCCGCATCACAGCCGTTTCGTTCAGTTCTCGCTGCTCGACAGCGACGGCGACGTGCATGACCGCTTGCGAAAGCAGGTTTTCAGGCTCTTCACGCCCGTGATGGTCAACGGCCTGCGCGACAGCATACAGGCTTATGTCGACATGCTGTTCGACGCGCTCGCGGACAGATCCGGGATCGACTTCGTGGAAGACCTGGCGGCGCATGTTCCAGGGCACATCATCGGCCGCATCCTCGGCGTGCCGGACGAGGACTGCCCGCAGCTCCGGATCTGGTCGGAAAATATCGTGCAGTTTTTCGATATCGACCGGTCCGATGAACGAAAGGACCTGGCCGAACGCAACACGACGGAGTTCTATCACTATCTCCTGGACCTGAAATCGGCCCGAGAGAAAGCCCCGCGCGATGATCTCCTTTCCGTCATGATCGAGGCCGAAAAACAGGGCCACATGTCGCATGACGAACTGTTTTCCACGGCCATGCTGATCCTCATGGCCGGGCACGGATCGACAATCGATGTTCTGGGCAGCGGCATGCACGCGCTTCTGACGTTCCCTGCCGAACTGCAGCGCCTGCGAGATGAGCCGGCCCTGATGAAAACCGCGGTACAGGAGATGTTCCGCTACGAATCCCCGCTGCCCTTCTTCCACCGCTATTGCACCGAGGACGTCGAGATTTGCGGTCAGGAATTTCCACGCGGGACAAAGTTCGGCGTTCTGTACGGAGCCGCGAACCGGGACCCGAAGCAGTTTCCGGATCCGGACCGTTTCGATGTCGGGCGCTCCCCGAACTGGCACATAGCGTTCGGGCGCGGCGCACATTTCTGCCTTGGCAATCACCTGGCGCGGCTTGATATGGACATCATTTTCTCGACTTTGCTGAAACGCTTCAATTCGATAGAACTTGTGGAAGAGACCGTGACCTACAAACGGGGTTTATCGGTCAGGGGTCCTGAAACGCTCCGTATTCACTGGAAAAACATTTGA
- a CDS encoding VPLPA-CTERM sorting domain-containing protein — protein MLGTVRAAIAAGFLFAGLAAATAAPMWNTVGAGGFDNGYATSITYDANAARGSANDRGNAENALGAHDGSFFEIGFGSYIDLTFGTLFDTSVSVFEITFGNVLNWPESAQILVGDGIDFQLIASIGNDDAQGGGVFPIALAGTFDTVRIMDTSPTRNLSTGGFDVDAVRVTPVPLPAALPLLGAGLAVLGFVGWRRRQAV, from the coding sequence ATGCTTGGAACTGTGCGCGCTGCGATTGCAGCAGGTTTTCTTTTCGCGGGGTTAGCTGCCGCCACTGCGGCACCCATGTGGAATACGGTCGGGGCCGGAGGCTTCGACAACGGCTATGCGACTTCCATCACATATGATGCCAACGCGGCACGCGGCAGCGCGAACGATCGCGGCAACGCGGAAAATGCGCTCGGTGCGCATGACGGTTCGTTTTTTGAGATCGGTTTCGGAAGCTACATCGACCTGACCTTCGGGACACTTTTCGATACGAGCGTTTCCGTCTTCGAAATCACCTTCGGAAATGTTCTGAACTGGCCCGAGTCAGCCCAGATTCTCGTGGGTGACGGGATCGACTTTCAGCTCATCGCGTCCATTGGCAATGACGATGCCCAAGGCGGAGGAGTGTTTCCGATAGCGCTTGCCGGCACGTTCGATACGGTCCGCATCATGGACACGTCTCCGACCCGCAATCTGTCGACCGGTGGCTTCGACGTTGACGCTGTGCGCGTCACACCGGTGCCGCTTCCGGCGGCCCTGCCTCTGCTGGGGGCAGGGCTCGCCGTGCTTGGTTTTGTTGGCTGGAGGCGGCGTCAGGCTGTGTGA
- a CDS encoding adenylate/guanylate cyclase domain-containing protein → MKPLSRFSITVSLFTVTLSVALALAATIISYTHYANRATALTAGRDLMERSAEVVRLQTASLIEPINAIAQYSGDWLDVNVEPKASGHPARKRLISFLSAMPQIANIYIGYEDGSNYLVGATRTLPEARLEEMGAPEGTVFREQIILRGERKRPIQIERFLDENSVTLHTNSNEDEISYDPRERPWYEQAIDSPLVERTDVYLFTGSKKPGLTVSKRHARGVVGVDITLSDLSSFLDSEPQARTGVLAIISHEGTLLAHSSLRDSPDGDDRYAALATLQEQVRNPDRDKIKTVEVSGHPWMTHISAIGLGAGERENLAIALPSRDVIGEITRASQRTILVSALIALCSIPFIWLVSRSLSRPLKTLAKGTQRIRNFDLDRPFSRSSVVNEVFQLETALDQMRTSLLTFGRYVPKALVQQMIKRQETPEPGGEKRDVTVLFMDIENFTAMSSKLPPEEVMNRMSRYFEVVTQTLLEHEATIDKFIGDAVMAFWNAPNHVDDHPVKACRAALAVIEACKAETDSWSDADILPLRTRIGLHAGEAIVGNVGSSDRLNYTALGDTVNFASRLEGLNREKKTSILVSAELANRVEGRIRVRSAGEAQVKGYEGAIEVFELTAEDNTAAT, encoded by the coding sequence ATGAAACCGCTTTCCAGATTTTCCATAACCGTCAGCCTGTTCACGGTGACCTTGAGCGTTGCGCTGGCGCTGGCGGCAACCATTATTTCCTATACGCATTACGCCAACCGGGCGACGGCGCTGACCGCGGGCCGCGACCTCATGGAACGGTCCGCCGAAGTCGTGCGGCTGCAGACGGCCTCCCTGATCGAGCCGATCAACGCCATCGCGCAATATTCGGGTGACTGGCTCGACGTCAATGTAGAGCCCAAGGCGAGCGGCCATCCGGCGCGCAAACGACTGATCTCGTTTCTCTCGGCCATGCCACAGATCGCCAACATCTATATCGGCTACGAAGACGGCAGCAATTATCTTGTCGGCGCGACACGCACCTTGCCCGAAGCCCGGCTGGAGGAAATGGGCGCGCCGGAGGGCACTGTCTTTCGCGAGCAGATCATCCTGCGGGGCGAGCGGAAGCGGCCCATCCAGATCGAGCGCTTTCTGGACGAGAACAGTGTGACGCTGCACACCAATTCGAACGAGGACGAGATTTCCTATGATCCGCGGGAGCGGCCCTGGTACGAGCAGGCCATCGACAGCCCCCTGGTGGAGCGGACGGATGTCTACCTGTTCACCGGTTCGAAGAAACCCGGCCTGACGGTCAGCAAGCGGCATGCGCGCGGCGTTGTCGGCGTCGATATCACGCTTTCGGACCTCAGTTCGTTTCTGGATTCCGAACCCCAGGCGAGAACCGGGGTTCTCGCGATCATCAGCCATGAGGGCACGCTGCTTGCGCACTCCTCCCTCAGGGACAGCCCGGACGGCGACGACAGATACGCTGCCCTGGCGACCCTGCAGGAACAGGTGCGCAACCCGGACCGCGACAAAATCAAGACGGTCGAGGTCAGCGGACATCCGTGGATGACGCACATATCCGCGATCGGACTTGGCGCCGGCGAGCGCGAGAACCTTGCGATTGCCCTGCCGTCGCGCGACGTGATCGGCGAGATCACCCGGGCATCTCAGCGGACGATCCTCGTGTCCGCGCTCATCGCCCTGTGCAGCATCCCGTTCATCTGGCTCGTCTCGCGCTCCCTGTCGCGCCCGCTCAAGACGCTGGCCAAAGGCACGCAGCGCATCCGCAACTTCGATCTCGACAGGCCGTTCTCGCGCTCGTCCGTGGTCAACGAGGTGTTCCAGCTCGAAACCGCCCTGGACCAGATGCGTACATCGCTTCTGACCTTCGGCAGATACGTGCCCAAGGCCCTCGTTCAACAGATGATCAAGCGGCAGGAAACACCCGAACCCGGCGGCGAGAAGCGGGATGTCACGGTTCTGTTCATGGACATAGAGAACTTCACGGCCATGTCGTCGAAGCTCCCGCCGGAGGAAGTCATGAACCGGATGTCGCGGTATTTCGAGGTGGTCACGCAGACGCTTCTGGAGCACGAGGCGACAATCGACAAGTTCATCGGTGACGCCGTCATGGCATTCTGGAACGCACCGAACCATGTCGACGACCACCCGGTAAAAGCCTGCCGTGCCGCGCTTGCCGTGATCGAGGCGTGCAAGGCCGAGACGGATTCCTGGTCCGACGCGGACATCCTGCCTCTCAGGACCCGCATTGGCCTTCACGCAGGCGAGGCCATTGTCGGCAATGTCGGCAGCTCGGACCGCCTGAACTACACGGCGCTTGGCGACACGGTCAATTTTGCGTCCAGGCTCGAGGGGCTCAACCGGGAAAAGAAAACCAGCATCCTTGTCAGCGCAGAGCTCGCAAACCGCGTAGAGGGCCGCATCAGGGTCCGCTCGGCGGGCGAAGCACAGGTCAAGGGATATGAAGGCGCCATCGAAGTGTTCGAATTGACGGCGGAAGACAACACCGCGGCGACCTGA
- a CDS encoding O-antigen ligase family protein, with the protein MSAAAGYSGAYGPHAPIGLPVRSLGNGALWLAAFLSGFVIEEPAPYELYMALLTVVWLACGLKLRREFGPLIICLMLYITGGIASIPIANDFGDASMYMAVSGFLAITAIFYAAILAEKPERFRIIQNGYTASAVLVSLVGIAGYFQLFPGADYFTLYDRARGTFKDPNVFGPFLVLPTLLIIQRLLRDSVLKNVLLLLPLTVLLLGIFLSFSRGAWGVLFAGVLVIYFLALVTEQGNRRRMRLIMLGFAGVLAVFALLAAALSIDTVASMFEQRARLVQDYDSARLGRFARYALGFQLVMEHPLGLGTLGFRNYFPEDTHNVYLKSFTTYGWLGGVTYIVLALWTLAAMVPLLFKSRPWTGFTHCVFAVFVAHLILSVIIDTDRWRHMYMLYGLAWGLIAADRLETRQSRSGFLAGNPMRGQSRS; encoded by the coding sequence TTGAGCGCCGCTGCCGGATATTCTGGCGCCTACGGACCGCACGCGCCGATCGGCCTGCCTGTCAGAAGCCTGGGCAACGGCGCGCTTTGGCTTGCCGCATTCCTGTCCGGCTTCGTGATCGAGGAGCCTGCGCCTTACGAACTCTACATGGCGTTGCTGACGGTGGTCTGGCTCGCCTGCGGACTGAAGCTGCGGCGCGAGTTCGGGCCGCTGATCATCTGCCTGATGCTCTACATCACCGGAGGCATCGCCTCGATACCGATCGCGAACGATTTCGGCGACGCGTCCATGTACATGGCCGTGTCCGGGTTCCTTGCGATCACCGCCATCTTCTATGCCGCGATCCTGGCTGAGAAACCGGAACGGTTCCGCATCATCCAGAACGGCTACACGGCCAGCGCCGTGCTGGTGTCCTTGGTCGGCATCGCCGGCTACTTTCAGCTGTTCCCGGGCGCGGACTATTTCACGCTTTATGACCGGGCGCGCGGCACCTTCAAGGACCCCAATGTTTTCGGGCCGTTTCTTGTGCTGCCGACACTCCTGATCATTCAAAGGCTCCTGCGCGACTCGGTTCTGAAGAACGTCCTGTTGCTGCTCCCGCTCACGGTGCTGCTGCTCGGAATTTTCCTGAGCTTTTCCAGGGGGGCCTGGGGCGTGCTCTTTGCCGGCGTGCTGGTTATCTATTTCCTTGCCCTGGTGACGGAGCAAGGCAACCGGCGCAGGATGCGTCTGATCATGCTGGGTTTTGCCGGCGTGCTGGCCGTCTTCGCGCTTCTGGCAGCCGCGCTCTCGATTGATACGGTCGCGTCGATGTTCGAACAGCGGGCCCGCCTGGTCCAGGACTACGACAGTGCCCGGCTCGGCCGGTTCGCGCGCTATGCGCTCGGATTTCAGCTGGTGATGGAACACCCGCTCGGTCTCGGGACGCTCGGTTTCCGGAACTACTTCCCTGAAGACACCCACAATGTCTATCTGAAGAGCTTCACCACCTATGGCTGGCTCGGCGGTGTCACCTATATCGTCCTGGCGCTGTGGACGCTTGCGGCCATGGTTCCGCTTCTGTTCAAGTCGCGTCCCTGGACCGGGTTCACCCACTGCGTCTTCGCGGTCTTTGTCGCGCACCTGATCCTGTCGGTGATCATCGACACCGACCGCTGGCGGCACATGTACATGCTCTACGGGCTGGCCTGGGGCCTGATTGCGGCCGACAGGCTCGAAACCCGGCAATCCCGCTCCGGTTTCTTGGCCGGGAACCCGATGCGTGGACAAAGCCGGTCCTGA
- a CDS encoding undecaprenyl-phosphate glucose phosphotransferase, producing the protein MSNPALKPPQTVHREPEGNSGIDLRQNLERQFRHSVDDAIGPQNFHTLPTTENGLSVAALQLAQSLGGKGISVPVLTGLVRLTDVVLIVLSAGAAVFAGGGELAAGWSAVFATLAAVLFTLAFFQAADVYQVSVMRQGLSQLGRVAAGWTLVFAMFALLRSTTGIGTGLPDPWIGAWFALGLTGLCLSRFVVYSLVRHWMTRGRLERRAIIVGGGTAAAELIHEIEAQPDNDIRICGIFDDRANDRSPPVVAGYPKLGNISALVEFARLARIDMLIVCIPLRAEKRVLQLLKKLWILPVDIRLSAHTDKVRFRNRGTSFIGTVPFVDVVEKPIANWDMVGKRVFDLVFATAAIVALFPLMIAAAIAIRLDSKGPILFRQKRYGFNNEIIEILKFRSMYTEMSDPDARRVVTKGDPRVTRVGRFIRKTSIDELPQLFNVLAGTLSLVGPRPHAVNAHTDNTTWDDVVDGYFARHKVKPGVTGWAQINGWRGEVDTQEKIEKRVECDVYYIENWSILFDLKILLLTPFRLLNTENAY; encoded by the coding sequence ATGAGCAATCCAGCCCTCAAACCTCCCCAGACCGTCCACCGGGAGCCGGAAGGCAATTCCGGCATTGATCTGCGGCAGAATCTGGAAAGACAGTTCCGGCACAGCGTCGATGACGCCATCGGCCCGCAGAACTTTCACACGTTGCCGACGACCGAGAACGGGCTTTCCGTCGCCGCTTTGCAGCTTGCCCAAAGTCTCGGCGGCAAAGGGATCTCCGTTCCCGTCCTGACCGGGCTGGTCAGATTGACCGACGTTGTTCTGATCGTGCTCAGCGCCGGCGCAGCGGTGTTCGCAGGTGGCGGTGAACTGGCAGCCGGGTGGTCCGCCGTCTTTGCAACCCTCGCGGCCGTCCTGTTCACGCTTGCCTTTTTCCAGGCAGCCGACGTCTACCAGGTTTCGGTGATGCGCCAGGGACTGTCCCAGCTCGGACGCGTCGCGGCCGGGTGGACGCTTGTCTTTGCGATGTTCGCCCTTTTGCGCTCGACGACGGGGATCGGCACCGGATTGCCCGACCCCTGGATCGGCGCCTGGTTCGCGCTGGGTCTGACCGGACTCTGCCTGTCGCGCTTTGTCGTCTATTCCCTTGTGCGCCACTGGATGACCCGCGGCCGCCTCGAACGGCGCGCGATTATCGTCGGCGGCGGAACGGCGGCCGCGGAACTGATCCACGAGATCGAGGCCCAGCCCGACAACGACATTCGGATCTGCGGCATTTTCGACGACCGCGCCAACGACCGGTCCCCTCCGGTCGTGGCCGGGTATCCGAAGCTTGGAAACATCAGCGCCCTCGTGGAGTTTGCGCGCCTTGCCCGGATCGACATGCTGATTGTCTGCATTCCCCTGCGCGCTGAAAAGCGGGTTCTGCAGCTTCTGAAGAAACTCTGGATCCTGCCCGTCGACATCCGCCTGTCCGCGCATACGGACAAGGTCCGATTCCGCAACCGGGGCACATCCTTCATCGGCACGGTGCCCTTTGTCGACGTCGTCGAGAAACCGATTGCCAACTGGGACATGGTCGGCAAGCGCGTCTTCGATCTCGTGTTCGCGACCGCGGCGATCGTGGCACTGTTTCCGCTCATGATCGCGGCGGCGATTGCCATTCGCCTCGACAGCAAGGGGCCGATCCTTTTCCGTCAGAAACGCTACGGCTTCAACAACGAGATCATCGAAATCCTGAAATTCCGGTCCATGTATACCGAGATGTCGGATCCCGACGCCAGGCGGGTCGTGACGAAGGGTGACCCGCGTGTCACCCGCGTCGGCCGTTTCATCCGCAAGACGTCGATCGACGAGCTGCCGCAGCTCTTCAACGTTCTGGCGGGCACGCTGTCGCTTGTCGGTCCGCGGCCGCACGCGGTCAACGCACATACCGACAACACCACCTGGGACGACGTGGTCGACGGCTACTTCGCGCGCCACAAAGTCAAGCCGGGCGTGACCGGCTGGGCCCAGATCAACGGGTGGCGCGGTGAGGTCGACACGCAGGAGAAAATCGAGAAACGGGTCGAGTGCGATGTCTACTACATCGAGAACTGGTCGATCCTGTTCGACCTGAAAATCCTCCTGCTGACACCGTTCCGGCTGCTCAACACGGAGAACGCCTATTGA
- a CDS encoding glycosyltransferase yields MTTTPMRIVHCVRSPIGGIFRHIRDLATAQSEAGHDVGVICDSSTGSEFDNRLMDEIRPRLSLGLARFPMQRQLTFQDMSAALALYRHVRDLRPDVLHGHGAKGGAYARLIGTVLRLRGNKVARVYCPHGGSLHYDPHRFEGRVYHTLENLLGRLTDGIVFVSDYEAAAYESKVGLPKARTRMVYNGLTPAEFTPVPAGADAGDFLYIGMLRDLKGPDLFIEALYNIRLKTGTAPSAHIVGEGPDEERYRKLVSSLGLDRSITFHGALPAPEAFKLANTVVVPSRAEAMPYIILETVAAQRPLIATRVGGIPEVFGKYADRLIEPGHIGKLTVAMEKALSEPERMAADARELRSCLAETFSVELMSDRITTLYQEIKGLKPQEVSVSGAKEAVSARSRPQSVYARSSNR; encoded by the coding sequence ATGACAACGACCCCAATGCGGATCGTGCATTGTGTCCGTTCGCCTATTGGCGGGATTTTCCGTCATATACGCGATTTGGCAACCGCGCAGTCGGAAGCCGGGCACGATGTCGGCGTAATTTGTGACAGCAGTACGGGCAGCGAATTCGACAACAGGCTGATGGACGAGATCAGGCCAAGGCTCTCTCTCGGCCTCGCGCGCTTTCCGATGCAACGGCAACTCACTTTTCAGGACATGTCTGCGGCACTGGCCCTTTACCGGCATGTGCGCGACCTTCGTCCGGACGTTTTACACGGGCACGGCGCGAAGGGCGGGGCCTATGCCCGGCTGATCGGGACGGTGCTGCGCCTGCGCGGCAACAAGGTCGCGCGGGTCTATTGTCCGCACGGCGGCAGCCTCCACTATGATCCGCACCGGTTCGAGGGCCGCGTCTATCACACGCTCGAAAATCTGCTCGGGCGCTTGACCGACGGGATCGTCTTCGTCTCCGACTACGAGGCGGCGGCATATGAAAGCAAGGTCGGCCTGCCGAAAGCCAGGACACGCATGGTCTATAACGGCCTGACGCCTGCCGAGTTCACGCCTGTTCCGGCCGGAGCGGATGCGGGTGACTTTCTCTATATCGGCATGCTGCGGGATCTGAAGGGTCCGGATCTCTTCATCGAGGCGCTTTACAACATCCGCCTGAAAACCGGTACCGCGCCCAGCGCCCATATCGTTGGCGAGGGACCTGATGAAGAGCGCTACCGCAAGCTGGTCTCCTCTCTCGGGCTCGACAGGTCCATCACGTTCCATGGCGCCCTTCCCGCGCCGGAGGCCTTCAAGCTGGCGAACACCGTTGTGGTGCCCTCGCGCGCGGAGGCCATGCCCTACATCATTCTGGAAACGGTTGCCGCGCAGCGTCCGCTGATCGCAACGCGTGTCGGCGGTATTCCGGAGGTTTTCGGTAAATATGCCGACCGCCTGATCGAACCGGGCCATATCGGAAAGCTCACGGTTGCGATGGAGAAAGCCCTGTCTGAGCCGGAGCGCATGGCCGCCGACGCCAGGGAGCTGCGCAGCTGTCTCGCCGAGACATTTTCCGTCGAGCTCATGAGCGACCGGATCACCACACTTTACCAGGAAATCAAGGGCCTCAAGCCCCAGGAGGTTTCCGTTTCAGGTGCGAAAGAGGCCGTCAGCGCACGCTCCAGGCCTCAATCCGTCTATGCCAGATCGAGCAACCGATAA
- a CDS encoding polysaccharide biosynthesis/export family protein, with translation MRTRALVVLALCLGLAACSGYRQPPTAFHETLTQPYRLDSSDRLRIIVFGQDDLSNTYVIDQAGYISFPLIGSVAARGKTQQGLASEIAAKLRQGYIRNPDVSVEVDTYRPVFIMGEVQNAGQYNYVAGMTVQNAIATAGGFSSRAQQTNVDITRQINGEVLNGRVPISDPIRPGDTIYVRERYF, from the coding sequence ATGCGTACGAGAGCGCTTGTTGTTCTGGCCTTGTGCCTGGGCCTTGCCGCGTGCAGTGGATACAGACAGCCGCCAACGGCGTTTCATGAAACGCTGACACAGCCCTATCGCCTGGATTCCAGCGACAGGCTGCGCATCATCGTGTTTGGCCAGGACGACCTCTCCAACACTTATGTCATTGATCAGGCTGGTTATATTTCCTTCCCACTCATCGGCAGTGTTGCTGCCAGGGGTAAAACCCAGCAGGGACTTGCTTCCGAGATTGCCGCCAAATTGCGGCAGGGATATATCCGCAACCCCGATGTTTCCGTGGAAGTGGATACCTATCGCCCGGTCTTCATCATGGGCGAAGTGCAAAATGCAGGCCAGTACAACTATGTGGCGGGCATGACCGTGCAGAATGCCATCGCCACCGCCGGTGGTTTCAGCTCCAGAGCCCAGCAGACCAACGTCGACATCACCCGGCAGATTAATGGTGAAGTTCTAAACGGCCGTGTTCCCATTTCGGACCCGATCCGCCCGGGAGACACCATTTACGTTCGGGAACGCTATTTCTAA